The stretch of DNA CCGCGATCGGTCATCATGGGGAAGTCGCCCATGAAGACGGTCTGCTCGCGAATCTCGCCGGTTTCTTCGTTGATGAAGGAGACCTTCATCGTCAGCGGTGCCGAGTACGTCATGTCCTTGTCGCGACATTCCGCAATCGACTTGCTTGGCTCACCAAACTGGTGATCCCCGAAATGGACGAGGAGTTTCTCGGAGTAGTCCTTGATCGGGTTGATGTCGGAAATGGTCTCGCTCAAGCCATCGCTGAGGAACCAATCCCACGATTTCCGCTGAATATCGATAAGGTTCGGGACAGCCAGCGGTTGGCTGAGCTTGGCGAAAGATGTACGCACGCGAGGCGCCTGGGGCTCGTTCAAGCGAGTCTCCTCTATCTAGCGTGGACCGAAGAAAGAGAGCACACCACACCAGGGGACGTACGGTGTGGCCGCAGATGACGCACGGCCTCAAAGAATAGCACGATCGGAACAAGCGGGCAACAGATATCCGTCGCGGCGTCCGCCATCAGCATCCAGAGTCGCGTGACGGTACCGAGTCTCGCCACGGAACGGAAAGGGGGGCCGGCCGCCTTGGGCGACCCGCCCCCCTTTCCCTGGACTCCTCACACGCTCGCCCTTAGGCGAGCGGCGCTCTACTTGATCTCGACCGTCGCGCCAGCCTCTTCGAGCTGCTTCTTGGCGTCCTCGGCGTCCTCCTTGCTGACGCCTTCCTTGAGCGCCGTGGGAACACCCTCGACCGCATCCTTGGCTTCCTTGAGCCCGAGACCTGTGAGCGCGCGCACAACCTTGATGACCTGGATCTTCTGATCGCCAAAGCCAGTGAGCACCACGTCGAACTGGGTCTTCTCCTCTGCTTCGACCGCCTCGGCCGCCGCAGCAGGAGCCGCCGCCACTGCCATCGGAGCCGCGGCGCTCACGCCGAACTCCTGCTCGAGCGCCTTCACCAGCTCAGAAAGATCGAGCACGCTCATGCCCTTGATGGCCTCGATGAGCTCTTCCTTCGTCAGGGTCTTGTCTGCCATGTCAATTCACCTCGCCGTAGCTTGAAAGCCTTATTGAACGGAGTATGCCGAAGGCTTCAAGCCTCGGCGGCAGCCTTCTGTTCGGCCACCTGGTTGAGCGCGCGCACGAAGCCGCCAATGGTACCCTGGAGAACTGTGACGAGGCCGGTGAGCGGCGCAGCGATCGTGCCGACCATCTGACCCACGAGGACCTCTCGTGGCGGCAACGTCGCCAACGCCTTCACGCCGGCCGCATCGACGACGCTTCTGTTGAGCAGCCCGCCGCGAACCTCAAGCTGAGGGTGCGTCCGCGCGAAGTCCGACAGCGCTTTGGCCGCGGCAACGACGTCGTCGCCACAGAACGTCACCGCGGTAGGGCCACCAAGGAGTTCCCTGAGTTCTGCGCGCTCCGCACGCTCCGCGGCAATGCCACCGAGCGTGTTCTTCACCACTGTGAAGCTCGAGCCGCTCTCCCGGAGCTTCGCACGAAGCTCACTCAACTGCGCGACCGTCAGTCCGCGGTAGTCGCTGACGTAGAGGTTCTCCGCCTTCGTCAGCTGCGCGGCGATCTCGGCGATCACAGCTTCTTTCTCGTTTCTCAGCATTTCGACCTCTCAGTCGCAAACAAAAGCCCGCTTCCGGAAGCGGAAGCGGGCCAGGAGAACTCTATTGGCTCGTCTTTCGCCTCGGAGGGCGGACCCGAACGGATCCCTTCGGCTCCACAGTGTGGAGCACCGCCTGTCATCGGCTGCGGCGCTGTATGCGCCGCGTCGGCAGTATAGATCGAGAACGGAACGCCGGCAACTGCCAGCAGCGTCCCTTGCAGGCCTAGCTCTCGAAGAGGTCGCGCGTACGCGCCCCGTCGAGCTCCACGCTCGGACTCATGGTCGTGGCGATATGGACACTCTTGATGTATTTGCCTTTCGCCGCCGACGGCTTGGCGCGTACGATTTCGTCGAGCACCGCGCCGTAGTTCCCCAGAAGTTGCTCCTCAGTGAAAGACTTCTTGCCAATGCTCATGTGGACGATGCCGGTCCTGTCCGTTCGGTACTCGACCTTGCCGCCCTTGGCATCACGAACAGCCTTGCCGACATCGAACGTGACGGTGCCCGACTTGGGATTCGGCATGAGCCCACGGGGGCCGAGGATACGGCCGAGCTTGCCCACCGCACCCATCATGTCCGGTGTCGCGATCGCAATGTCGAAATTGAAGACGCCATCCTGAATCTGCTTCGTGAGATCCTCGGTGCCGACGATATCAGCCCCTGCCTCAGTCGCCTCACGAGCCTTGTCGCCGTCGGCAAATACGGCCACACGAACCTCTCGTCCAGTTCCGTGTGGCAACACGGTGGTCCCGCGCACGATTTGATCGGCGTGACGGACGTCGACGCCGAGCCGGAAGTGCACCTCGACGGTCTCGTCAAACTTCGCCCCGGGGAAGGTCTTGAGGAGACGAACGCCCTCGAGCGGCGAGTAGAGTCGGCCTTGCTCAACCGTCTTCTTGGCGGTTACGTAATGTCGCCCAGGCTTCCTGCCCATGCGTGAACCTCCCTGTGGTACCAACGGCGAGTGTGTCGCCTCCCACACTGATTCGCCGGACAGAGTGTCCGGCTCTTGTTGCCTACTCGGCGATCTCCACGCCCATGCTGCGAGCGGTGCCCTCGATGACGCGCATCGCCGCCTCGACGTCGTTCGCATTGAGGTCGGGCATCTTAGTCTCAGCGATCTCGCGTACCTGTGCGCGTGTCACCGTACCGACCTTCGTGCGGTTCGGCTGACCGGAGCCCCGGTCGATGCCGAGCGCCTCGCGCAGGAGAACGGCCGCCGGTGGCGTCTTCGTGACGAACGTGAATGAGCGATCCTCGTAGACGCTGATCTCGACCGGGACGATCGTACTACCCGTGCCCTGCGTCTTCGCATTGAACGCTTTGCAGAACTCCATGATGTTGACGCCATGCTGACCGAGCGCCGGACCGACGGGCGGCGCCGGGCTGGCAGCGCCCGCGGCGATCTGCAACTTGATCTTCGTGAGCACCTTTTTCGCCACTGCTTGCCTCGCTTATTACCTGATTAGGATGTCTTCTTGACCTGATCGAAGGCGAGCTCCACGGGCGTCTCGCGCCCGAAGATCGACACCATGACCTTGAGCCGACTCTGATCCGCGTTCACCTCGACGACTTCACCGGAGAAATCGCTCAGCGGCCCTGACGTTACACGTACGTCCTCGCCCACGGCGAACTCGGCCTTCTGTTTGGGGCGCTCAACGGATGCCGTATGCAGGATGCGATCGACCTCGGCACGACTGAGCGGCACCGGCTTATTCTGGGCGCCCACGAACCCGGTCACGCCAGGGGTGTTCTTGACCAGCGACCACGTGTCGTCGGTGAGCTCCATTTGGACGAGCACGTAGCCCGGAAACACGCGGCGCTCGCTGGCAACCTTCTGCCCATCCTTGGTCTCCACAACCTGTTCCGTCGGAACGACGATCTGACGAATACCATCCTCTTGGTGCATCGAGGTGCGGCGATGCTCCAGATTCGCCTTCACTTTGTTCTCGTGCCCCGAGTAGGTATTGACTACGTACCAGCTATACATGCGCGTCTCCGCTCACGTGATGGCCCGGATGACGAGATCGATGGCGCGCGAGAAGACGGTATCGAGAACGAAGGTGTACAACGTGGCAATAGCCACGAAGACGAGCACGACGATGACCGACTGGACGAGCTCCTTTCGCGTCGGCCACGAGACTTTGCGCAGCTCAATGCGAACCTCGCGCAAGAACCTGCTGATCGATCGTTTCTCGCCGGCCTTGTTCGAACTCGCCCGCGTGCGCGCCGCTGCCGCCTGAGCACGACTGCGGCTCGGCTTGCCGTCAGCGCGCTTGCTGACCGTCTTTCCCGCCTGTTCCGACTTGCCCGAAGCCGTGCTCTTCCCCGGCTGGGCCTTGCCGTTGTTAACAGCCTTCGCCACTCAACCGCTCCGATAATCGATGGCAGGGCTGGAGGGACTCGAACCCCCGACCCCCGGTTTTGGAGACCGGTGCTCTACCAATTGAGCTACAGCCCTAACGACACAGAGGATCGCCTAACGCGTTTCCTTGTGCACGGTGTGCGTTCCGCACCACTTGCAATGCTTCTTGAGCTCGATGCGGTCCGGATCGTTCTTCTTGTTCTTGTTCGTATGATAATTGCGACGCTTGCACTCTTGACAAGCGAGGGTGACGAGTTGACGCACGTCGTATTCCTTTCAGACACCAGCGTGTAAGGATACCAACCGCCCGCCCCGAGGGTCAATGCGCTCGCGACAGCCGGCGCAGGGCATCCTCCGCGCCGGTCAAGGCGTCGAAGTATAGCAAAGTGCGAGCCACAGGCAAACGGGACGCATGCAACCTCGCCGGCAGCGTGTCATGCGCAGGCAAAGCACAAGGCCGACGCGATGCGATACTCTGAGCGCACACGGGTTGTCGCCCGGAAGGAGATCACCATCACCACAGACCGGCAAGCGCCCCGCGGACGCAAGACGGATCGACGCGACGGCTACGCGGCGCCGGTGCCTCCTCCTTTCGCATCAGAGGAAGTGGCACCACCGCCGCCGCCGCTCACCAGCGCTCCCGCACCTGTGGGCCTGCCGCAGGCCGGGTGGAATTGGCACCACGCTGCGCTCGGGACACTCGTAGGGTTCGGTCCCACGCTCGTACTCTACTTCGTGGCCGGCGACTCCCAGTCAGAGCCTGTGACAGACGTGTCGGCCGCAACTGCTTTCGCCCTGCTCCTCAATTCGCTCATGCTGTACGCCTGGCAGGCTGGATCGGCGTGGTTCTTCTCACTCCGCATCCGTGGTGAAGGGCTCGTCGCATGGGGCTTTCGACGACCAACGAAGGCGTTCTTCTGGACGATCCCGCTCGCCCTCATCTGCGTCTATGCGATCGCCTACTTCCACGACGTGATCGTCCATCCCGAGCAGCAAGAGATCCTGACGTTCTTCCCCCGTACCCCGTCCGGAGTCGTGCTCCTCGTGCTGCTGGCTGTGGTCGCTGCACCGTTGTTCGAGGAACTCTTCTTCCGCGGCTTCGTCTTCCGCGGCCTCGCCAATTCGTGGGGATGGCCGGCCGGTGCGGCCATGACCGCGATCGTATTCGGGGCCGCCCACCTTCAGCTGAGTGTCTTCTTGCCGCTCTTTGCCCTCGGGTTCGCACTCGCCTGGGTGTACCAGCGCACGGGGTCGATATGGACCTCCATCGCGCTACACGCGATCTTCAATGGGATTTCGGTGACCGTCTGGGCGCTGGCCGGCTAGACCCATGCACTTCGCGGAGCCCCCGATCGCTGCGGGCGTCCCTATCGAAGCAGTGAATCTGGACGTAGCTCTCGGCAGCGGCAGCTTGGATCAAGAGGAGTACTGGCGAGCGCCTCGAGCAGCACAGTGCCGAGAACCTGGGCGTCGTGGCGGTAGATGTGCTCGAGGACGCGGTGCTCCCACTCGCGAACGACACCCTCCCCGTAGTTCACGACAACGTAGAGCCCCGCGTAGCACGCACCGATGTCACGGGCCAGCCAAACCTCCGGCACTAGACTCTGCCCGACAATGTCACCGTGAAGCTGAAGCCGCCTCACCTCAGCGGGCGATTCGAAACGCGGTCCCTCCGTCACCACGTACGTGCCGCGCGTAAAGAGCCGACGCTCGGGCGCGACCTCGCGCACGGCATCGGCGAGGGCGGCGCGCGCCATCGGACAGACCGGCTCGCGCATGATCAGCAGCCGACCGCCCACGACCAGTCCGTCGCGATCTCGATCAGTCGTCATGTCGACGAAATCGTCGGCTACAACGATATCTCCGGGGTCGAGGAGGTGATTCAGGCTACCTACGCCGGCGTCGGAGAAGACCGTCGCGACACCGGCACGATGGAGAACGCTGAAGACCTGGCGCGAGGCGCGCCCACGGCGCACTCCCTCGCGCCACCCATGAAGACGAACGTGCAGCACGCGTCGCCCGTCGAGCTCGAACAACGCGAATGCCGGGCTCTCGCCCCACGGTGTCGCAAACACCAGATCGCGTTCGAGCACGCGAGCGCGAGGCAAGAGCGACGGGAGATCCACAGCGTGCGTGCCGGTTCCGCCGATGATGGCCCATGCCGCAGTCGGAACAGCTGCCGATGCGCCGCCAGCCACGCCTCTAGAACGTCTCCAGATTAGGGGTGACGCGACGCACCACGATCTGAACGTGATCACCGGCATCCGACGTGTAGCGACTCAACGCCTGATCGAGCCCGTCCGGAAAACCACGAACTTCACCCAGCACGCTCTCGCCGCAAGTCACGACATCACCGATCGCGACATCTGGGTGGGCGACATGCGTGACGACCATTAGGAGCGATGGATCGCGTGCGAACTGCACTTGAATCTCCACGTCATTGTAGCGTCCGAGGATTCGATACCGCTTCATTGCCACAACCTTGCCGTCGATCGGGCAGACAACTTGCGACTCGGGCACGGCTCCGATGTCAAGACCGGCGGTGCCCGACGAGGCGCTCGTGCCGGACTCGCCCATCAGGTAGTACTGCAGACCGCCACCCTCCGCAAAGATGTCGGCGAGGCGCGCACCGAGACCGCCGCCGCTGGTGCGCTCGCCACTCGGCGTCAGCGATACGGCGTCCGGGTTGTCGACCGGATGAAAGGCCACGGCCGTAGTGGCATCGCGAGCGACGGGCAGCAAGAGATCGATCCCCTCGACTCTGGCGACGACGATCTCCTCAGTGGATCCCGGTGTGTCGAGGAGAATCGGCGCGGCGGCATTAGCCGGAACGACGGCCGGCTTATCGCCGGGGATCGCATACGCCGCCCAAACCGCCAAGGCCACGAGGGTCGCGACGGCCAAGAACGCAACCGTGCGGCGGCGCCGGAACTGATCGCGGCGCCGCGCTTGTGCCCGCCGTGCCTGAAAAGCCGGAATCGTCTGCATACTGCCTATCAAGTTACAGCCCGCCGCGACGACAGGCAAGCGCGACGCCAGCGCGCACGCACTCCCCAAACCCCCGCCCGTGCACAATCCTGAGTACGGCACTTGCCGCGCACCCCTACATTGTGAATCCGGGGTGCCGATACCCCTACTCAGTTGGTAGCTGGACTGCGGCACTTGGGGAGGAGAGAGTCATGATGAGGCATGTTGCTCCGCTAACTCTCGCACTCCTCGCAGCCTGGCTCTTCGCTGCAATCGTGCCCGCAACCGTCTCTGCCGCCGTCTCCCTGAACGACTATGAGCAACAAGTGCTGGCTCTCGTCAACGCCGAGCGGGCTGCCCACAAGCTGCCGAAACTCGCACCGAATGCCAAGCTCACCAAGGCGGCACGTTCGCACTCCAAGGAGATGGCTCAGAAGCAGTACTTCAGCCACGATTCGTTCTCCGGAGAGTCATTC from Thermoleophilia bacterium encodes:
- the rplL gene encoding 50S ribosomal protein L7/L12, which codes for MADKTLTKEELIEAIKGMSVLDLSELVKALEQEFGVSAAAPMAVAAAPAAAAEAVEAEEKTQFDVVLTGFGDQKIQVIKVVRALTGLGLKEAKDAVEGVPTALKEGVSKEDAEDAKKQLEEAGATVEIK
- the rplK gene encoding 50S ribosomal protein L11 codes for the protein MAKKVLTKIKLQIAAGAASPAPPVGPALGQHGVNIMEFCKAFNAKTQGTGSTIVPVEISVYEDRSFTFVTKTPPAAVLLREALGIDRGSGQPNRTKVGTVTRAQVREIAETKMPDLNANDVEAAMRVIEGTARSMGVEIAE
- a CDS encoding MTAP family purine nucleoside phosphorylase produces the protein MAGGASAAVPTAAWAIIGGTGTHAVDLPSLLPRARVLERDLVFATPWGESPAFALFELDGRRVLHVRLHGWREGVRRGRASRQVFSVLHRAGVATVFSDAGVGSLNHLLDPGDIVVADDFVDMTTDRDRDGLVVGGRLLIMREPVCPMARAALADAVREVAPERRLFTRGTYVVTEGPRFESPAEVRRLQLHGDIVGQSLVPEVWLARDIGACYAGLYVVVNYGEGVVREWEHRVLEHIYRHDAQVLGTVLLEALASTPLDPSCRCRELRPDSLLR
- the rpmG gene encoding 50S ribosomal protein L33, translated to MRQLVTLACQECKRRNYHTNKNKKNDPDRIELKKHCKWCGTHTVHKETR
- the nusG gene encoding transcription termination/antitermination protein NusG, with protein sequence MYSWYVVNTYSGHENKVKANLEHRRTSMHQEDGIRQIVVPTEQVVETKDGQKVASERRVFPGYVLVQMELTDDTWSLVKNTPGVTGFVGAQNKPVPLSRAEVDRILHTASVERPKQKAEFAVGEDVRVTSGPLSDFSGEVVEVNADQSRLKVMVSIFGRETPVELAFDQVKKTS
- a CDS encoding type II CAAX endopeptidase family protein, which translates into the protein MAPPPPPLTSAPAPVGLPQAGWNWHHAALGTLVGFGPTLVLYFVAGDSQSEPVTDVSAATAFALLLNSLMLYAWQAGSAWFFSLRIRGEGLVAWGFRRPTKAFFWTIPLALICVYAIAYFHDVIVHPEQQEILTFFPRTPSGVVLLVLLAVVAAPLFEELFFRGFVFRGLANSWGWPAGAAMTAIVFGAAHLQLSVFLPLFALGFALAWVYQRTGSIWTSIALHAIFNGISVTVWALAG
- the rplA gene encoding 50S ribosomal protein L1, whose amino-acid sequence is MGRKPGRHYVTAKKTVEQGRLYSPLEGVRLLKTFPGAKFDETVEVHFRLGVDVRHADQIVRGTTVLPHGTGREVRVAVFADGDKAREATEAGADIVGTEDLTKQIQDGVFNFDIAIATPDMMGAVGKLGRILGPRGLMPNPKSGTVTFDVGKAVRDAKGGKVEYRTDRTGIVHMSIGKKSFTEEQLLGNYGAVLDEIVRAKPSAAKGKYIKSVHIATTMSPSVELDGARTRDLFES
- the secE gene encoding preprotein translocase subunit SecE, which produces MAKAVNNGKAQPGKSTASGKSEQAGKTVSKRADGKPSRSRAQAAAARTRASSNKAGEKRSISRFLREVRIELRKVSWPTRKELVQSVIVVLVFVAIATLYTFVLDTVFSRAIDLVIRAIT
- the rplJ gene encoding 50S ribosomal protein L10, coding for MLRNEKEAVIAEIAAQLTKAENLYVSDYRGLTVAQLSELRAKLRESGSSFTVVKNTLGGIAAERAERAELRELLGGPTAVTFCGDDVVAAAKALSDFARTHPQLEVRGGLLNRSVVDAAGVKALATLPPREVLVGQMVGTIAAPLTGLVTVLQGTIGGFVRALNQVAEQKAAAEA